One part of the Denticeps clupeoides chromosome 16, fDenClu1.1, whole genome shotgun sequence genome encodes these proteins:
- the madd gene encoding MAP kinase-activating death domain protein isoform X18, translating to MEKKKMCPRLLDYLVVVGARQPSSDSVAQTPQLLRRYPLEDHADFPLPPDVVFFCQPEGCLSIRQRRVSLRDDSSFVFTLTDKDSGVVRYGICVNFYRSFQRGHHRPRTDKGDKGPLAETAVEATEKSDLPADELVPPPASGDAFPPGDLGTGRSPRQRRKPRVAPRNRNSTLTSLCMLSHYPFFSTFRECLYILKRMVDCCSHRLTQRTGLPKGTQRDTMWRVFTGALSVEEKEKGSQLLQDLREVESWVYRLLRSPVPVATLRRVDVEVLPHDMQPPLTFALPDSSRFSLVDFPLHLPLELLGVDACLQVLTCILLEHKVVLQSRDYNALSMSVMAFVAMIYPLEYMFPVIPLLPTCMASAEQLLLAPTPYIIGVPASFFLYKSDFKMPDDVWLVDLDCNKVIAPTNAEILPPLPEPESSELKKHLKQALASMSLNTQPILNLEKFQEGQELPLLPPGRDKASPSSTEFNPLIYGNDVDSVDVATRVAMVRFFNSPNVLQGFQMHTRTLRLFPRPVVAFQATSFLASRPRRSPFAEKLSHTQAVEYYGEWALNPSNLAFQRIHNNVYDPSLIGDKPKWYAHQLQPVYYRVYDGSSQLAEAMSRPLEDEGNYSDPTDDSPVCFSGSDSEAYDSSSSYSSLGDFVNEMIRGDIQGDTPNVDPLTHAALGDASEVEFHDFQEYKEEGSDRMAEGEGSADTAEGQPLRSSSSTTASSSPSTVIQGANHEQTEPGEMEASASAVLQNSVPGLAVPPFTRPTPDPVPMDAANKKKEYDNPYFEPQYGFPTDDDADNEEQEESYTPRFNQNLNGNKLQRPLRPSSLRLPGESDGEGDSRNSSPNSTISNNSSDGFGGLMSFASNLYKNHGTSFSLSNLALPNKAAREKATPFPSLKEYFNFDLEQEMDEDDDDDDDDDDAESPVFGLNSLMEIITEVGPGSGEGARAPRALVDQKSSVIKHSPTVKRESPSPQGRANNTSENQQFLKEVVQSVLDGQGVGWLNMKKVRRLLENEQLRVFVLSKLNRAVQSEEDARQEVIRDVEVSRKVYKGMLDLLKCTVSSLEHSYTNAGLGGMASVFSLLEIARTHYQTKDPEKRKRSPTEGSSSPGSKESPSGRMESARAAGVLLVPRLQLPPPSSGKGARHFDTRSLNEENFIASIELWSKHQDNRKQNALDKEQRAEAAKHRVEGGDTEEKKSQISADSGLSVTSGSQKSDTESLASSEPPALTRSTSQDSEASTVVSNSSGETLGADSDLSSTAGDCLGGRVPPHLTLSRGTLSDSEIETNPATSSVFGKTHQLKPGVKEAAGPLTRGVPSAPIEDVSMRIYLCEGLLGRDKSSVWDQLEDAAMETFSLSKERSTLWDQLQFWEDAFLDAVMLEREGMGMDQGPQEMIDRYLSLGDHDRKRLEDDEDRLLATLLHNMIAYMLMMKVNKNDIRKKVRRLMGKSHIGLTHSQEINDILDRLANLSGRELPIRPSGSRHIKKQTFVVHAGTDTTGDIFFMEVCDDCIVLRSNIGTVYERWWYEKLINMTYCPKTKVLCLWRRNGQETQLNKFYTKKCRELYYCVKDSMERAAARQQSIKPGPELGGEFPVQDMKSGEGGLLQVTLEGINLKFMHSQERKVFIELNHIKKCNTVKGVFVLEEFVPETKEVVIHKYKTPMAHQICYSVLCLFSYMAAVKGKEAEGKPKMLSPRPLAS from the exons atggagaaaaagaaaatgtgtcccCGCCTCCTGGACTACCTGGTTGTGGTTGGTGCCAG GCAGCCCAGCAGTGACAGCGTGGCCCAGACACCTCAGCTCCTGCGCAGGTATCCACTGGAGGATCACGCAGACTTTCCGCTGCCTCCGGATGTGGTGTTCTTCTGTCAGCCTGAGGGCTGCCTCAGCATCCGACAGCGCCGAGTCAGCCTCCGTGATGACTCCTCGTTTGTCTTCACTCTTACCGACAAAGACTCTGGCGTTGTTCGCTATGGAATCTGTGTCAACTTTTACCGCTCCTTTCAAAGGGGGCACCACCGCCCCAGGACAGACAAAG GGGACAAGGGACCTTTAGCAGAGACTGCGGTTGAGGCCACAGAAAAATCTGACCTCCCTGCTGATGAGCTTGTCCCCCCGCCTGCCAGTGGAGATGCatttccccctggagacttgGGAACGGGCAGGTCCCCTCGGCAAAGACGCAAACCCAGGGTGGCCCCTCGGAACCGAAACAgcactttgacttcactctgcATGCTCAGCCACTACCCATTCTTCTCCACCTTCAGGGAGTGCCTGTACATCCTGAAGCGCATGGTAGACTGCTGCAGCCACCGGCTCACACAGCGCACGGGCCTGCCCAAGGGCACTCAGAG GGACACCATGTGGCGTGTTTTTACGGGTGCGCTCTCTgtagaggagaaggagaagggcaGCCAGCTGCTGCAGGACTTGCGGGAGGTGGAATCGTGGGTGTACCGCCTGCTTCGTTCGCCCGTGCCCGTAGCCACCTTGCGCCGCGTGGACGTGGAAGTGCTGCCTCACGACATGCAGCCACCCCTTACCTTTGCCCTCCCCGACTCTTCTCGATTCAGCCTGGTGGACTTCCCACTCCACCTTCCCCTGGAGTTGCTGGGTGTGGATGCATGTCTGCAGGTTCTCACCTGCATTTTGCTGGAACATAAG GTGGTTTTGCAGTCTCGGGACTACAACGCTCTGTCCATGAGTGTCATGGCATTTGTAGCTATGATCTACCCCTTAGAGTACATGTTTCCTGTCATCCCCCTGCTTCCCACATGCATGGCTTCTGCTGAACAG CTTCTTCTTGCTCCAACTCCTTACATCATTGGTGTCCCAGCCAGCTTTTTCCTTTACAAGTCGGATTTTAAGATGCCAGATGATGTCTGGCTAGTTGATCTTGACTGCAACAAG GTTATTGCGCCAACCAACGCTGAAATACTGCCCCCCCTCCCAGAGCCTGAGTCATCAGAACTGAAGAAACACCTGAAGCAG GCCTTGGCCAGCATGAGCTTGAACACCCAGCCCATCCTCAACCTGGAGAAATTTCAGGAGGGACAGGAACtacctcttcttcctcctggcAGAGACAAGGCTTCACCATCATCGACAGAGTTCAACCCGCTCATATATGGGAATGACGTGGACTCTGTGGATGTCGCAACAAg GGTTGCCATGGTGAGGTTCTTCAATTCCCCAAATGTGCTGCAAGGGTTCCAGATGCACACACGTACCCTGCGCCTGTTCCCTCGCCCTGTGGTGGCATTCCAGGCAACCTCGTTCCTAGCCTCCCGGCCTCGGCGCTCTCCCTTTGCTGAAAAGCTGTCACACACTCAGGCTGTGGAATATTATGGAGAATGGGCCCTAAACCCGTCAAACCTTGCATTTCAGAGAATCCACAACA ATGTGTATGACCCCTCTTTGATCGGAGACAAGCCCAAGTGGTATGCTCACCAACTTCAGCCTGTGTATTACCGGGTGTATGATGGCTCGTCCCAGCTGGCAGAAGCCATGAGCAGACCATTGGAGGATGAGGGAAATTATTCAGACCCCACTGATGACAG tcctGTGTGTTTCAGTGGCAGCGACAGTGAGGCCTATGACTCCAGCTCTTCATACTCTTCTCTTGGGGACTTTGTGAATGAAATGATCAGGGGCGACATTCAGGGAGACACTCCAA ATGTGGACCCACTTACACATGCTGCATTAGGGGATGCCAGTGAAGTTGAGTTCCATGACTTCCAGGAGTATAAGGAGGAGGGGTCTGACCGCATGGCTGAAGGAGAGGGCTCTGCCGACACTGCAGAGGGGCAACCTCTGCGTTCAAGCTCTAGCACCACCGCCAGCTCCAGCCCAAGCACAGTCATCCAGGGAGCAAATCAT GAACAGACAGAGCCTGGGGAGATGGAGGCTTCAGCAAGTGCTGTTCTCCAAAACTCTGTCCCTGGATTGGCTGTTCCACCTTTTACAAGACCCACCCCAGATCCTGTGCCTATGGATGCAGCCAATAAGAAGAAAGAATATGACAACCCATACTTTGAGCCACAATATGGGTTCCCCACTGATGATGATGCAGACAACGAGGAGCAAGAAGAGAGCTACACACCCCGCTTCAACCAGAACCTCAATGGCAACAA GCTTCAGCGGCCCCTGAGGCCCAGCAGTCTAAGGCTGCCAGGAGAGTCTGATGGTGAGGGAGACTCCCGCAACAGCTCTCCCAATTCCACCATCTCCAACAACAGCAGCGACGGTTTTGGGGGCCTCATGTCTTTTGCCA GTAACCTGTATAAGAACCATGGCACAAGCTTCAGCCTGTCCAACCTGGCTCTGCCCAACAAGGCAGCGCGGGAGAAGGCCACCCCATTCCCCAGCCTCAAAG aatattttaattttgattTAGAGCAGGAAATGGATGAAG acgacgatgatgatgatgatgatgatgatgctgaaaGCCCGG TATTTGGGCTAAATTCTCTAATGGAGATTATAACAGAGGTCGGCCCGGGGAGCGGAGAAG GTGCCCGTGCTCCCAGAGCTCTGGTGGACCAGAAGTCATCGGTTATAAAGCACAGCCCCACTGTAAAGAGGGAGTCCCCCTCCCCGCAGGGCAGAGCCAACAACACCAG TGAGAACCAGCAGTTTCTGAAGGAGGTGGTGCAGAGTGTGCTGGACGGCCAGGGCGTCGGCTGGCTCAACATGAAGAAGGTACGCCGCTTGCTAGAGAATGAGCAGCTGCGCGTTTTTGTGCTAAGCAAACTCAACCGTGCAGTCCAGTCGGAAGAAGATGCCCGGCAGGAGGTCATCCGTGATGTG GAGGTGAGCAGGAAGGTGTACAAGGGGATGCTGGACTTGCTGAAGTGCACCGTGTCCAGTTTGGAGCACTCTTACACCAATGCAGGTCTGGGTGGTATGGCCAGTGTGTTCAGCCTTCTAGAGATTGCACGCacccactaccaaaccaaag ACCCGGAGAAGCGGAAGCGCAGCCCCACGGAGGGGTCAAGCAGCCCAGGCAGCAAAGAGAGTCCATCCGGTCGCATGGAGAGCGCCAGGGCTGCTGGCGTCCTCCTTGTGCCCCGACTCCAGCTGCCGCCCCCCTCCTCTGGGAAGGGGGCTCGTCACTTTGATACCCGGAGTCTGAACGAGGAGAATTTTATTGCATCTATTG AATTGTGGAGCAAGCACCAGGATAACAGAAAGCAAAATGCTTTGGATAAAGAACAGA GGGCGGAGGCTGCCAAACATCGTGTAGAGGGAGGAGACACTGAGGAGAAGAAGTCTCAAATAAGCGCGGATAGTGGTCTGAGTGTCACCTCTGGCTCACAG AAGAGTGATACTGAGTCTTTGGCTAGTTCTGAACCTCCAGCTCTTACAAGGAGCACCAGTCAGGATTCAGAGGCCAGCACAGTG GTCAGTAACAGCTCAGGGGAGACATTGGGGGCCGACAGTGACCTGAGCAGTACAGCAGGCGACTGTCTGGGTGGCAGGGTCCCTCCCCATCTCACCCTATCCAGAGGGACCCTCTCAGACAGTGAGATTGAAACCAACCCTGCCACcagctctgtgttt GGTAAAACCCACCAGCTAAAGCCAGGTGTGAAGGAGGCTGCAGGACCACTGACCAGAGGAGTTCCATCTGCTCCGATAGAGGATGTCAGCATGAGGATCTATCTGTGCGAGGGCCTGTTGG GGCGTGACAAGAGCTCCGTCTGGGATCAGCTGGAGGACGCTGCCATGGAGACCTTTTCCCTGA GCAAAGAGCGCTCTACACTGTGGGATCAGCTGCAGTTCTGGGAGGATGCATTTTTGGATGCAGTTATGCTGGAGAGAGAGGGCATGGGCATGGACCAGGGGCCACAGGAAATGATTGACAG GTACCTGTCTCTGGGGGATCATGATCGTAAACGTcttgaagatgatgaagaccGACTGCTGGCTACTCTGCTGCACAACATGATAGCCTACATGCTAATGATGAAG GTGAATAAGAATGACATTCGAAAGAAAGTCAGGCGTCTGATGGGAAAGTCCCACATTGGCCTGACCCACAGCCAGGAGATCAATGACATCCTCGACCGTCTGGCCAACTTG AGTGGCCGTGAACTTCCCATCAGGCCAAGTGGTAGCCGTCACATCAAAAAGCAGACTTttgtggtgcatgctgggactgATACCACAGGAGACATATTCTTTATGGAG GTGTGTGATGACTGCATCGTCCTGCGCAGCAACATTGGCACAGTATACGAGCGCTGGTGGTACGAGAAGCTCATCAACATGACTTACTGTCCTAAGACCAAGGTGCTGTGCTTGTGGAGGCGCAACGGCCAGGAGACACAGCTCAACAAGTTCTACACCAAGAAG TGTCGAGAACTGTATTACTGTGTGAAGGACAGTATGGAGAGGGCTGCAGCACGCCAGCAGAGTATTAAACCAG GGCCAGAGCTAGGGGGGGAGTTCCCTGTACAGGACATGAAGAGCGGAGAGGGCGGCCTGCTGCAGGTCACACTAGAAGGCATCAATCTCAAATTCATGCACAGCCAG GAGCGGAAG GTTTTCATAGAGCTGAATCACATTAAAAAGTGCAATACTGTGAAGGGGGTCTTTGTCCTGGAGGAATTTG
- the madd gene encoding MAP kinase-activating death domain protein isoform X8: MEKKKMCPRLLDYLVVVGARQPSSDSVAQTPQLLRRYPLEDHADFPLPPDVVFFCQPEGCLSIRQRRVSLRDDSSFVFTLTDKDSGVVRYGICVNFYRSFQRGHHRPRTDKGDKGPLAETAVEATEKSDLPADELVPPPASGDAFPPGDLGTGRSPRQRRKPRVAPRNRNSTLTSLCMLSHYPFFSTFRECLYILKRMVDCCSHRLTQRTGLPKGTQRDTMWRVFTGALSVEEKEKGSQLLQDLREVESWVYRLLRSPVPVATLRRVDVEVLPHDMQPPLTFALPDSSRFSLVDFPLHLPLELLGVDACLQVLTCILLEHKVVLQSRDYNALSMSVMAFVAMIYPLEYMFPVIPLLPTCMASAEQLLLAPTPYIIGVPASFFLYKSDFKMPDDVWLVDLDCNKVIAPTNAEILPPLPEPESSELKKHLKQCLVRLTVITQKQIFASDSKALASMSLNTQPILNLEKFQEGQELPLLPPGRDKASPSSTEFNPLIYGNDVDSVDVATRVAMVRFFNSPNVLQGFQMHTRTLRLFPRPVVAFQATSFLASRPRRSPFAEKLSHTQAVEYYGEWALNPSNLAFQRIHNNVYDPSLIGDKPKWYAHQLQPVYYRVYDGSSQLAEAMSRPLEDEGNYSDPTDDSGSDSEAYDSSSSYSSLGDFVNEMIRGDIQGDTPNVDPLTHAALGDASEVEFHDFQEYKEEGSDRMAEGEGSADTAEGQPLRSSSSTTASSSPSTVIQGANHEQTEPGEMEASASAVLQNSVPGLAVPPFTRPTPDPVPMDAANKKKEYDNPYFEPQYGFPTDDDADNEEQEESYTPRFNQNLNGNKLQRPLRPSSLRLPGESDGEGDSRNSSPNSTISNNSSDGFGGLMSFASNLYKNHGTSFSLSNLALPNKAAREKATPFPSLKEYFNFDLEQEMDEDDDDDDDDDDAESPVFGLNSLMEIITEVGPGSGEGARAPRALVDQKSSVIKHSPTVKRESPSPQGRANNTSENQQFLKEVVQSVLDGQGVGWLNMKKVRRLLENEQLRVFVLSKLNRAVQSEEDARQEVIRDVEVSRKVYKGMLDLLKCTVSSLEHSYTNAGLGGMASVFSLLEIARTHYQTKDPEKRKRSPTEGSSSPGSKESPSGRMESARAAGVLLVPRLQLPPPSSGKGARHFDTRSLNEENFIASIELWSKHQDNRKQNALDKEQRAEAAKHRVEGGDTEEKKSQISADSGLSVTSGSQKSDTESLASSEPPALTRSTSQDSEASTVVSNSSGETLGADSDLSSTAGDCLGGRVPPHLTLSRGTLSDSEIETNPATSSVFGKTHQLKPGVKEAAGPLTRGVPSAPIEDVSMRIYLCEGLLGRDKSSVWDQLEDAAMETFSLSKERSTLWDQLQFWEDAFLDAVMLEREGMGMDQGPQEMIDRYLSLGDHDRKRLEDDEDRLLATLLHNMIAYMLMMKVNKNDIRKKVRRLMGKSHIGLTHSQEINDILDRLANLSGRELPIRPSGSRHIKKQTFVVHAGTDTTGDIFFMEVCDDCIVLRSNIGTVYERWWYEKLINMTYCPKTKVLCLWRRNGQETQLNKFYTKKCRELYYCVKDSMERAAARQQSIKPGPELGGEFPVQDMKSGEGGLLQVTLEGINLKFMHSQERKVFIELNHIKKCNTVKGVFVLEEFVPETKEVVIHKYKTPMAHQICYSVLCLFSYMAAVKGKEAEGKPKMLSPRPLAS, encoded by the exons atggagaaaaagaaaatgtgtcccCGCCTCCTGGACTACCTGGTTGTGGTTGGTGCCAG GCAGCCCAGCAGTGACAGCGTGGCCCAGACACCTCAGCTCCTGCGCAGGTATCCACTGGAGGATCACGCAGACTTTCCGCTGCCTCCGGATGTGGTGTTCTTCTGTCAGCCTGAGGGCTGCCTCAGCATCCGACAGCGCCGAGTCAGCCTCCGTGATGACTCCTCGTTTGTCTTCACTCTTACCGACAAAGACTCTGGCGTTGTTCGCTATGGAATCTGTGTCAACTTTTACCGCTCCTTTCAAAGGGGGCACCACCGCCCCAGGACAGACAAAG GGGACAAGGGACCTTTAGCAGAGACTGCGGTTGAGGCCACAGAAAAATCTGACCTCCCTGCTGATGAGCTTGTCCCCCCGCCTGCCAGTGGAGATGCatttccccctggagacttgGGAACGGGCAGGTCCCCTCGGCAAAGACGCAAACCCAGGGTGGCCCCTCGGAACCGAAACAgcactttgacttcactctgcATGCTCAGCCACTACCCATTCTTCTCCACCTTCAGGGAGTGCCTGTACATCCTGAAGCGCATGGTAGACTGCTGCAGCCACCGGCTCACACAGCGCACGGGCCTGCCCAAGGGCACTCAGAG GGACACCATGTGGCGTGTTTTTACGGGTGCGCTCTCTgtagaggagaaggagaagggcaGCCAGCTGCTGCAGGACTTGCGGGAGGTGGAATCGTGGGTGTACCGCCTGCTTCGTTCGCCCGTGCCCGTAGCCACCTTGCGCCGCGTGGACGTGGAAGTGCTGCCTCACGACATGCAGCCACCCCTTACCTTTGCCCTCCCCGACTCTTCTCGATTCAGCCTGGTGGACTTCCCACTCCACCTTCCCCTGGAGTTGCTGGGTGTGGATGCATGTCTGCAGGTTCTCACCTGCATTTTGCTGGAACATAAG GTGGTTTTGCAGTCTCGGGACTACAACGCTCTGTCCATGAGTGTCATGGCATTTGTAGCTATGATCTACCCCTTAGAGTACATGTTTCCTGTCATCCCCCTGCTTCCCACATGCATGGCTTCTGCTGAACAG CTTCTTCTTGCTCCAACTCCTTACATCATTGGTGTCCCAGCCAGCTTTTTCCTTTACAAGTCGGATTTTAAGATGCCAGATGATGTCTGGCTAGTTGATCTTGACTGCAACAAG GTTATTGCGCCAACCAACGCTGAAATACTGCCCCCCCTCCCAGAGCCTGAGTCATCAGAACTGAAGAAACACCTGAAGCAG TGTCTGGTTAGATTGACTGTGATCACCCAAAAGCAGATCTTCGCCTCCGACTCTAAG GCCTTGGCCAGCATGAGCTTGAACACCCAGCCCATCCTCAACCTGGAGAAATTTCAGGAGGGACAGGAACtacctcttcttcctcctggcAGAGACAAGGCTTCACCATCATCGACAGAGTTCAACCCGCTCATATATGGGAATGACGTGGACTCTGTGGATGTCGCAACAAg GGTTGCCATGGTGAGGTTCTTCAATTCCCCAAATGTGCTGCAAGGGTTCCAGATGCACACACGTACCCTGCGCCTGTTCCCTCGCCCTGTGGTGGCATTCCAGGCAACCTCGTTCCTAGCCTCCCGGCCTCGGCGCTCTCCCTTTGCTGAAAAGCTGTCACACACTCAGGCTGTGGAATATTATGGAGAATGGGCCCTAAACCCGTCAAACCTTGCATTTCAGAGAATCCACAACA ATGTGTATGACCCCTCTTTGATCGGAGACAAGCCCAAGTGGTATGCTCACCAACTTCAGCCTGTGTATTACCGGGTGTATGATGGCTCGTCCCAGCTGGCAGAAGCCATGAGCAGACCATTGGAGGATGAGGGAAATTATTCAGACCCCACTGATGACAG TGGCAGCGACAGTGAGGCCTATGACTCCAGCTCTTCATACTCTTCTCTTGGGGACTTTGTGAATGAAATGATCAGGGGCGACATTCAGGGAGACACTCCAA ATGTGGACCCACTTACACATGCTGCATTAGGGGATGCCAGTGAAGTTGAGTTCCATGACTTCCAGGAGTATAAGGAGGAGGGGTCTGACCGCATGGCTGAAGGAGAGGGCTCTGCCGACACTGCAGAGGGGCAACCTCTGCGTTCAAGCTCTAGCACCACCGCCAGCTCCAGCCCAAGCACAGTCATCCAGGGAGCAAATCAT GAACAGACAGAGCCTGGGGAGATGGAGGCTTCAGCAAGTGCTGTTCTCCAAAACTCTGTCCCTGGATTGGCTGTTCCACCTTTTACAAGACCCACCCCAGATCCTGTGCCTATGGATGCAGCCAATAAGAAGAAAGAATATGACAACCCATACTTTGAGCCACAATATGGGTTCCCCACTGATGATGATGCAGACAACGAGGAGCAAGAAGAGAGCTACACACCCCGCTTCAACCAGAACCTCAATGGCAACAA GCTTCAGCGGCCCCTGAGGCCCAGCAGTCTAAGGCTGCCAGGAGAGTCTGATGGTGAGGGAGACTCCCGCAACAGCTCTCCCAATTCCACCATCTCCAACAACAGCAGCGACGGTTTTGGGGGCCTCATGTCTTTTGCCA GTAACCTGTATAAGAACCATGGCACAAGCTTCAGCCTGTCCAACCTGGCTCTGCCCAACAAGGCAGCGCGGGAGAAGGCCACCCCATTCCCCAGCCTCAAAG aatattttaattttgattTAGAGCAGGAAATGGATGAAG acgacgatgatgatgatgatgatgatgatgctgaaaGCCCGG TATTTGGGCTAAATTCTCTAATGGAGATTATAACAGAGGTCGGCCCGGGGAGCGGAGAAG GTGCCCGTGCTCCCAGAGCTCTGGTGGACCAGAAGTCATCGGTTATAAAGCACAGCCCCACTGTAAAGAGGGAGTCCCCCTCCCCGCAGGGCAGAGCCAACAACACCAG TGAGAACCAGCAGTTTCTGAAGGAGGTGGTGCAGAGTGTGCTGGACGGCCAGGGCGTCGGCTGGCTCAACATGAAGAAGGTACGCCGCTTGCTAGAGAATGAGCAGCTGCGCGTTTTTGTGCTAAGCAAACTCAACCGTGCAGTCCAGTCGGAAGAAGATGCCCGGCAGGAGGTCATCCGTGATGTG GAGGTGAGCAGGAAGGTGTACAAGGGGATGCTGGACTTGCTGAAGTGCACCGTGTCCAGTTTGGAGCACTCTTACACCAATGCAGGTCTGGGTGGTATGGCCAGTGTGTTCAGCCTTCTAGAGATTGCACGCacccactaccaaaccaaag ACCCGGAGAAGCGGAAGCGCAGCCCCACGGAGGGGTCAAGCAGCCCAGGCAGCAAAGAGAGTCCATCCGGTCGCATGGAGAGCGCCAGGGCTGCTGGCGTCCTCCTTGTGCCCCGACTCCAGCTGCCGCCCCCCTCCTCTGGGAAGGGGGCTCGTCACTTTGATACCCGGAGTCTGAACGAGGAGAATTTTATTGCATCTATTG AATTGTGGAGCAAGCACCAGGATAACAGAAAGCAAAATGCTTTGGATAAAGAACAGA GGGCGGAGGCTGCCAAACATCGTGTAGAGGGAGGAGACACTGAGGAGAAGAAGTCTCAAATAAGCGCGGATAGTGGTCTGAGTGTCACCTCTGGCTCACAG AAGAGTGATACTGAGTCTTTGGCTAGTTCTGAACCTCCAGCTCTTACAAGGAGCACCAGTCAGGATTCAGAGGCCAGCACAGTG GTCAGTAACAGCTCAGGGGAGACATTGGGGGCCGACAGTGACCTGAGCAGTACAGCAGGCGACTGTCTGGGTGGCAGGGTCCCTCCCCATCTCACCCTATCCAGAGGGACCCTCTCAGACAGTGAGATTGAAACCAACCCTGCCACcagctctgtgttt GGTAAAACCCACCAGCTAAAGCCAGGTGTGAAGGAGGCTGCAGGACCACTGACCAGAGGAGTTCCATCTGCTCCGATAGAGGATGTCAGCATGAGGATCTATCTGTGCGAGGGCCTGTTGG GGCGTGACAAGAGCTCCGTCTGGGATCAGCTGGAGGACGCTGCCATGGAGACCTTTTCCCTGA GCAAAGAGCGCTCTACACTGTGGGATCAGCTGCAGTTCTGGGAGGATGCATTTTTGGATGCAGTTATGCTGGAGAGAGAGGGCATGGGCATGGACCAGGGGCCACAGGAAATGATTGACAG GTACCTGTCTCTGGGGGATCATGATCGTAAACGTcttgaagatgatgaagaccGACTGCTGGCTACTCTGCTGCACAACATGATAGCCTACATGCTAATGATGAAG GTGAATAAGAATGACATTCGAAAGAAAGTCAGGCGTCTGATGGGAAAGTCCCACATTGGCCTGACCCACAGCCAGGAGATCAATGACATCCTCGACCGTCTGGCCAACTTG AGTGGCCGTGAACTTCCCATCAGGCCAAGTGGTAGCCGTCACATCAAAAAGCAGACTTttgtggtgcatgctgggactgATACCACAGGAGACATATTCTTTATGGAG GTGTGTGATGACTGCATCGTCCTGCGCAGCAACATTGGCACAGTATACGAGCGCTGGTGGTACGAGAAGCTCATCAACATGACTTACTGTCCTAAGACCAAGGTGCTGTGCTTGTGGAGGCGCAACGGCCAGGAGACACAGCTCAACAAGTTCTACACCAAGAAG TGTCGAGAACTGTATTACTGTGTGAAGGACAGTATGGAGAGGGCTGCAGCACGCCAGCAGAGTATTAAACCAG GGCCAGAGCTAGGGGGGGAGTTCCCTGTACAGGACATGAAGAGCGGAGAGGGCGGCCTGCTGCAGGTCACACTAGAAGGCATCAATCTCAAATTCATGCACAGCCAG GAGCGGAAG GTTTTCATAGAGCTGAATCACATTAAAAAGTGCAATACTGTGAAGGGGGTCTTTGTCCTGGAGGAATTTG